ATCTTAAATAGCGTATCTAAACAGTGTATACCTTTAACCATACGCTTCATATATATCATATTCAGATAAGCGTCCGTTAAGCCTTCCACCTAATAAGGCGGGAGAACGAAAAATCCCAGGCTGAAGGATCGGTTTATCATCCGCATATATAATGAATTTTTTTCTGATTATTCGTATTCTTTAAAAACATCATTATGAAATCGACTCAGTTAGTGTTCTTATCAATCAAAATTTTTAAAGTTCTAGTTGATATTATATCTTATAAGCACCAATACGGCTCTTTAGATCATCTGATAGTGTTGCTAAATTAGATGAGTTAGCCGCGATTTCTTCCATTGAAGCATTCGTTTCCTCTGCAGAGGCTGCTACCGTTTGAGTATTTTCAGCTACGGCTTCCGCTTCGTTAGCAATGTCATCTGCTACCGACGCCAATTTATGTGCATGAAGAGCACTGTCCTCAATTGAAGCTGTGATCTCCTCCATCTGTACAGATATATTCTCAACAACATTTGCAATCTGTTTGAAAGAATCCCCCGCTTTATCAACTAACAAAACACCTTCATCCACGGCCTTTCCACCAAGTTCCATTGAATGCATAGAGGATTGTATATCTTCTTGAATATCTCCAATCATAGTTTCAATTTCTCCTGCGGAGGAGCGCGTTTGTTCAGCTAATTTTCTTACCTCATCTGCCACTACCGCAAATCCTTTACCACTTTCTCCTGCTCTAGCAGCTTCAATTGCTGCATTTAAGGCTAATAAATTCGTTTGATCTGAAATATCCGTAATCATTGACACTATACCACCAATTTTTTCAGACTTCACACCTAAACTATTAACCTTTACATGTGATTCCGAGGAATGCTCTCTTATCGTTTCCATTTGCGCCACAGTCTGCTTAATAATTGAACTTCCCTCTTGTGCTTGCGTGCTGGAGGATATAACGAATTCATTGGCGTCTTTTGAATTTGCTGTCACTCTATCCATTGATTTCGTCATGTTATCTATCATTTGCTTAACTTCATGGGTTCGTCCCATTTGATTTTCTGTTCCCATAGCTGCCTCTTGAATAGCAGATGATATCTGTTCACTTGCTTGACTGGTTTCATCAGCTCCAGCCCTCATCTGCTCTGCTGAAGAGGCTAAATCTGTAGAAATAGTGGTGATCCCTTGAAACACTGATTGTAGATTCGTTGTCATGTGATTCATCGTTTGAATGAGTTGCCCAACTTCATCATCACGTTTATCTTCTAGTGTTTCTATACGTAAATTTCCTTCACTAATGTTCTTAGCCACCCCGACTGCCCTTTTTAAAGATTGACTTAAGTTCTGGCTGAATAAAATGAACAATATGCATCCTATAATGGTGGCTCCTAAAAACGTGATTAAAAATGTGATCTGAACAGCACCAAGAGATGAAACAGCTTCTTTACCAGCATCGTCAGCCCGTGCTTTCATCAAGTCTGTTAACGATTCAATGTGTGTCATCGTTTCATTGCGTAAGTTGTTTAATGCTACAATTTCACCAGAAGAGTGAACACTTCTTCCTACAATACGACTGACAATCTCCCCATATTGATCTTTAGCTGTGTAAATCTTCTCAAATAATTCCTGCTCATCTTGTGTACTCATGTCCGGCTGAAGATCGTCTAAGTATTCATTGAGACGTGTCTCTTCAGCTATGTATGCTTCTTCATCAAATTCACCGGTCTGTACAGAGTCACTCACAATAATATACATCGATCGAAATAGTGACCCGACTTCCGTGACCATCAACGCTTGTTCACTTCGAAGGTTTTGTTCCTCAATATCCCCCCGGGATGTTGCTAATTGTGGGTAAACATAACCGATACCCGCTAAAAATAAGATAAGTACAAGTCCAAACACAGTTAACATTTTATTTCGAATGTTAAGTCTATTCCATACCGCCATCTTTTATCCTCCCGATTCATAGTCATAAAACTAAAAGTCTTTTTCCTTTCTTAACAAACTATTAATAAGATCAAAAATATTAAGACTTTTTAATATATTACCTTATTGAGGTAGTTTATAACAACAATTTTACCGTATTTGTAATAAATTTTTACAGCTTTTTTTATGAAAATAGAACTAATTAATAGTTTATAATAGGTCTTTATGCCTCTATAAAGGCACTATTAAAGTTTAGTTAAATGGCTCATATACGGGACTAAAGCATTACTTTATAATGATTGATTATATATAGTACAACAGAAAAAGGGGGCAATTTAAAAGATGGCAGAAGAAATGGAAGTTAGTGAGACTAGCAAGACACAGACTGGAAAGCGCCGTCTTGTTATTATTTTGAGTGCAAGTTTATTAGCACTAATTATATTAGTTTCAGGTGTTGTCCTGATCGCCATTCCTAATGAGAAGCTTAAAACAGCTTACGCTGATTTTACAAAAGAAGAGGAATGGGACCGCATCTATCATTTAGAAGAAAATGGTTACATGCTGGACAATGGTCAATTCATTAGGGTCTCGTTTGCATTCGTCGTTACTGATAGTTCACAAGTAACAGCATTATCAGATGGTCAATCGTTACTTAAATATACAATTACCGACGTCATTTCCGGAAAGAACCGCAGTGCTTTTAGAGGTCCAGATCAATTAAGACAATTTGAAGAAGACATAAAAGAGAGCTTGAATAAAGCTTACTCGGATGTAGAATTAGAGCATGTGTATATTACTAGTTTTGTTATTTCATAAAACAAACCTCCAATCAGCACTTACTTTAGCATCCGTTATCACCCGCGTAAATAGATTCTCCTCTATCTTCTGAGGCAGGCGTTTTACGGACGATTAATTGTGATAAAGCTAAATTTCAATCAGTGGGGGTTTTACTTCCCCTCAAGAGTGGGATAAATAGCAAAGAGCTTGAACACAGATGAACCCTGTCGTTCAAGCTCTTATTTTAACGATTAATCTGCATGGCATTCGCTACTATTTCAAATGAGCGCAGTCTTGCTTTATGGTCATAAATTTGTGAATGAATCATCATCTCACTAGCTCCAGTATCAGACAAGAACGTCTGAAGCTGTTCTTTCACATTATCCGCTGTTCCAACGATGGCAGAACCGAACTGCTTTTTTAAAATTGTCTTCTCATAATCTGATGACAATTCTTTTATATTTTCTACTGGTGGCTGCAATTTACTCGGTGTGTTTCGGATGAGATTTAAAAATTGCAATTCTAGGCTTGAAGCTAGAAAATTGGCTTCCTCTTCAGTATCTGCTGCCACCACGTTAGCTACAACCATTGCATAAGGCTCCTGCAAAACTTGTGAAGGCGTAAAGTGGTTATAATATAAATCCAATGCGGGTAATGTATTTTCAGGAGAAAAGTGGCTAGCAAAAGCAAATGGCAATCCATGCTCTGCAGCTAACCTTGCACTAAATCCACTAGATCCTAACAGCCAAATAGGGATATCAAGGCCTTCGCCCGGTACAGCACGGACAGCAAGTCTTCCTTCAGCCAATTCAGGATTAATGTAACTTCTTAACTCCTTTAATTGTTCTGGGAAATCATCACCATTAGTAAGATCCCCACGACGCAGAGCATAAGCCGTACGTTGATCTGTACCTGGGGCTCGACCAAGTCCTAAATCTATCCGATTTGGATAAAGAGAAGCTAATGTCCCAAATTGCTCTGCAATTATGAGTGGGGCGTGATTCGGAAGCATAATCCCTCCAGAACCTATACGCATAGTTGACGTGCCTTGAGCTACATAACTAATTAAAATAGACGTAGCAGCACTGGCAATACCCGGCATATTGTGGTGTTCCGCAAGCCAATAACGATGGTATCCCCATTTCTCAGCATGCTGAGCTAAATCAAGCGTATTTCTAAAAGCATCCTCTGCCGTTCCGCCTTCGAGAATTGGTGCGAGATCAAGAATGGATAGTGGTATCTTTTCCATCCGTTTGCTATTATTCATAGACATTGGACACTCCTTTTTTAATTTTAAAAACAACTATACATGGGTATATCTATTTGTGACATTACAGTTAGTTTATCAATTGTATCTTTTTTTTCCTATTATTTTGCTTAGCTTTCCGAACTATTCTAAAGGAGATGGTTATTATGGCAAAGCAATTGCCTCCAGGACAATTCGAAACAGAGAAATGGCCTATCTTACATAAGGGAGACGTATATTCTTTTAATAAAGATAATTGGAATTTTAAACTTTTTGGAGAAGTTGAGAAGGAACTATCACTCACTTATGATGAGGTCATGCGTCTGCCTAAAACAATATCCTCAATCGACATGCACTGTGTCACAACATGGTCGAAGTTTGGCAACACGTTCGAAGGGATCGCTTTTCGAGAATTTTTAAATTTAGTCACTTTACGTGAAGGTGTTACACATGTAAAAATATTTGGTTATTATAATGGGGACCGATTCGGCTATTCAGCCAACTTACCACTTGATAACCTCTTAGGTGATGATTCATTATTTGTTTACAGGTGGAAAGATCATAAACAAGATTGGGAAACCCTTTCTGCTAAACACGGTTTCCCCCTTCGATTTATCCCACCTTCTTCTTTTTATTTATGGAAAGGAACAAAATGGGTTTCTGGCATTAAATTTATGACTGAAGATGAGGAGGGCTTTTGGGAAGAGCTTGGCTATTCAATGACTGCTAACCCATTTAAAGAAGAGCGTTACAAATAAAATATATGCATGTCTAAAGGGACTGTGCCAAATAGCAACTTCTGCACAGTCCCTTTATTATATTTTCTCCTCTAGATCACTAGCATTGCCCATCCAATAGTCATTAAGAAAGAGGCTTACAAACAGCACTTTTTATATTTATGTCCACTTCCACATGGACAGGGGTCATTTCGTCCAACTTTAACTTGCTTTCGGTGAAGACCAGCTTTATATATCCTTTCAACTGCTGCTTTTATTTCCTCATGAGTAGCTTCCATCTCTTGTGAGTAAAGTGGTTCTCTTGCCACCATGGCATCATTGCCTTCATCCATTTCGTTACTATGTGTATCTTCCTCAGTTACTACGTCAATAGACTGTTGTGTCAATTCTAAGTGCTGATTTTCCAATTGATGTGGAGCCGCATCATTCACTTCGTCTTGGTACTCCTCTTCATTTGGTTCGTGGTTTTCCTTGTCATTCGACCGTGTTCCTTCTCCAATTTCCTCCACATAGTTGCTAACCTTTTGTTTTTCTTGTAGAGACGCTTTCCATCGTGTCATTTCTGGATGATCAATATCGTTAATGACAGCCGTACAATACAAGCCTTCTTCAAGTGTAGCAACTGTATTATCATACCCTACATCCTTAATAAAAGCGTCGATTTCTGAGAGCATATCGACAGTTAAATGCTCACATAAACCTGCGGCAACCATTGTTTTCTCAGTCTTACCTTGCACATGATCCCAGCTTTGTACTAATGCCTCTCTCGCTTTAACTGTTTTAATATTACTAAGAATATAAATGGCAAACTGACTTAACCGTGGATCTTGTATTAGCGCCTCTACTGATTCGATAACACTATTTTCCTCCATGCCAATTTTAATAAGCATGTGACACATTTCTTGTAAAAACAATTCATTTCTATGATGCCACTGGGCTAAGGCTAGGACTTCCGGAACAGCTTCCTCTAACCTCATCTCGTTGGCCAACACAACATCATATAAATCACGGTACGAAAGGACAGACTTGCTTTTCATTTTCTTAATTCTGTGAATGACTTCAAGTGTCCCTATCATCTCTCGCTGTACCATAAGTGATGCAATTTGCTTCCCTAAAATAAACACATTTTCGTCAAAAGTTTCGTTTACTTCTAACGTATGTATGACTTTGTGAAACTTTTGCAATACAATATCTCGCTGGTCAGTGCAAAGGCTTGTATAGAAATCCATGTGGCCTAGTTGAATGCCCTGTTTCTTAAACACCTGGGAAATAAGATGTTGGTAGGCTTTAGCAATACATGGATCTAAATGATTTAAAATATCAGTATAAAAGGGTTGTTGCTCTTTTGAAACCGTATCATTACGAAGGCGCTCTAATATGTATTCTACTGCTCTATGAGAGACTGGCAGGTGCTCTAAATAAGGTAATAAAGAGCCTTCTGTTCTTTCCTTTTGGAGATATAGTTCATTCGCTTCAAGTCCTATAAGGAATGTGTTCTCATCGCCAATATAACTTTTGTGAAGGATATCTAGAACAAACTTCTGGATAATCTCATCCTCTGTTTTCATATGAGTTTCGATCACTTGTAAAAATGCTTGGCCGTCCATTTTCAACACCTCTATTATCATTCATGTTCTCTCAAACTAACTTTTTTCATAATTAATCATATATTCTTTTTTAATTATACATCTTCTTAGCCACTATGAGCGGTTACATGAAGGAAATGAGATATTTTTTAGATTTTTATAGAGATTTCCTATCATAAGTAAACCCTGAAATAGAAAAATCGCCTCCCCACTTATCTCCCCGCCTCTCTATGACCAATTAAATCCGTGGTATTTCCCGGGAAATTGTCGAAAAAGACAATGAGCCTCATTTTTTGCTGAACTAAAAAATATCTAACTTAGTCTTAGAAAGAGAGAAACCGTTATACTTTAAAAAACCCCTACTTTACGAAACAAAAAGCCTCTCGACAACAGTTGATACGATTTGCTAGATTTATAAGAATGACTCGTTGCATTACCCAAATAGACAGCACTCTACCTTCACTAACAAACACGATGATCCGAATTCACCCTCACTTCCAAACACGTCCTAAATTATGAGGTTAAAAAACATGAAAAAAGAGTCTAGGGTGTTTCCTAAACTCCAACTCTATACCTTATGGTAGTGATATATATTGAGACTTGTATGTTAGCTTCTTTCTTACCACGTTGCGGCCCGTTCAATCTGTTCTTCTAAAATGC
The genomic region above belongs to Bacillus sp. A301a_S52 and contains:
- a CDS encoding methyl-accepting chemotaxis protein gives rise to the protein MAVWNRLNIRNKMLTVFGLVLILFLAGIGYVYPQLATSRGDIEEQNLRSEQALMVTEVGSLFRSMYIIVSDSVQTGEFDEEAYIAEETRLNEYLDDLQPDMSTQDEQELFEKIYTAKDQYGEIVSRIVGRSVHSSGEIVALNNLRNETMTHIESLTDLMKARADDAGKEAVSSLGAVQITFLITFLGATIIGCILFILFSQNLSQSLKRAVGVAKNISEGNLRIETLEDKRDDEVGQLIQTMNHMTTNLQSVFQGITTISTDLASSAEQMRAGADETSQASEQISSAIQEAAMGTENQMGRTHEVKQMIDNMTKSMDRVTANSKDANEFVISSSTQAQEGSSIIKQTVAQMETIREHSSESHVKVNSLGVKSEKIGGIVSMITDISDQTNLLALNAAIEAARAGESGKGFAVVADEVRKLAEQTRSSAGEIETMIGDIQEDIQSSMHSMELGGKAVDEGVLLVDKAGDSFKQIANVVENISVQMEEITASIEDSALHAHKLASVADDIANEAEAVAENTQTVAASAEETNASMEEIAANSSNLATLSDDLKSRIGAYKI
- a CDS encoding flagellar basal body-associated FliL family protein; the protein is MAEEMEVSETSKTQTGKRRLVIILSASLLALIILVSGVVLIAIPNEKLKTAYADFTKEEEWDRIYHLEENGYMLDNGQFIRVSFAFVVTDSSQVTALSDGQSLLKYTITDVISGKNRSAFRGPDQLRQFEEDIKESLNKAYSDVELEHVYITSFVIS
- a CDS encoding LLM class flavin-dependent oxidoreductase, with protein sequence MSMNNSKRMEKIPLSILDLAPILEGGTAEDAFRNTLDLAQHAEKWGYHRYWLAEHHNMPGIASAATSILISYVAQGTSTMRIGSGGIMLPNHAPLIIAEQFGTLASLYPNRIDLGLGRAPGTDQRTAYALRRGDLTNGDDFPEQLKELRSYINPELAEGRLAVRAVPGEGLDIPIWLLGSSGFSARLAAEHGLPFAFASHFSPENTLPALDLYYNHFTPSQVLQEPYAMVVANVVAADTEEEANFLASSLELQFLNLIRNTPSKLQPPVENIKELSSDYEKTILKKQFGSAIVGTADNVKEQLQTFLSDTGASEMMIHSQIYDHKARLRSFEIVANAMQINR
- a CDS encoding molybdopterin-dependent oxidoreductase, producing the protein MAKQLPPGQFETEKWPILHKGDVYSFNKDNWNFKLFGEVEKELSLTYDEVMRLPKTISSIDMHCVTTWSKFGNTFEGIAFREFLNLVTLREGVTHVKIFGYYNGDRFGYSANLPLDNLLGDDSLFVYRWKDHKQDWETLSAKHGFPLRFIPPSSFYLWKGTKWVSGIKFMTEDEEGFWEELGYSMTANPFKEERYK
- a CDS encoding SEC-C domain-containing protein, translating into MDGQAFLQVIETHMKTEDEIIQKFVLDILHKSYIGDENTFLIGLEANELYLQKERTEGSLLPYLEHLPVSHRAVEYILERLRNDTVSKEQQPFYTDILNHLDPCIAKAYQHLISQVFKKQGIQLGHMDFYTSLCTDQRDIVLQKFHKVIHTLEVNETFDENVFILGKQIASLMVQREMIGTLEVIHRIKKMKSKSVLSYRDLYDVVLANEMRLEEAVPEVLALAQWHHRNELFLQEMCHMLIKIGMEENSVIESVEALIQDPRLSQFAIYILSNIKTVKAREALVQSWDHVQGKTEKTMVAAGLCEHLTVDMLSEIDAFIKDVGYDNTVATLEEGLYCTAVINDIDHPEMTRWKASLQEKQKVSNYVEEIGEGTRSNDKENHEPNEEEYQDEVNDAAPHQLENQHLELTQQSIDVVTEEDTHSNEMDEGNDAMVAREPLYSQEMEATHEEIKAAVERIYKAGLHRKQVKVGRNDPCPCGSGHKYKKCCL